From a single Bacteroidota bacterium genomic region:
- a CDS encoding sigma-54-dependent Fis family transcriptional regulator has product MTVLIIDDYLPTLDSVSTLLESSGYSVLTASDGPSGLELARLNRIDLVLLDVKMPGMDGFEVIDRLKRDRPDLPVIIISAHDAPSTALRSAGLGAFEFLEKPLDSDKLLASLKTALDKKRPQADQKKPRNQVEGTFDIIGVSKPVQQIRELIYRVAKTEARVLITGENGTGKELVARAIHRHSHRNQAPLVEINCAAIPQELIESELFGHEKGSFTGASQQRIGKFELANGGTLFLDEIGDMSLPAQAKVLRALQNNIIQRVGGTDNIQVDVRVIAATNKKLSEEIEAGRFREDLFHRLNVIPIVVPPLRERRDDIPILLRHFIREIASRQSLPVQDISQEALDLLQWLEWKGNVRELQNMAERLVIMSHGPVIGETDVQLFVPRDTVRSSPLSNDLFDQTDNFQDFKDLSEKLFISRKLEKFGWNISKTAEALDIQRSHLYNKIEKYKIRRTSGAGE; this is encoded by the coding sequence CTGACCGTTCTGATTATCGATGACTACCTGCCAACGCTGGATAGTGTTTCCACACTGCTCGAGTCGTCTGGTTATTCGGTGCTGACCGCTTCAGACGGGCCATCCGGTCTGGAACTTGCCCGGCTGAACCGCATAGATCTGGTTCTGCTCGATGTCAAAATGCCAGGAATGGATGGATTTGAAGTCATTGATCGTTTGAAACGGGACCGTCCGGACCTGCCGGTGATCATTATCTCTGCACATGACGCTCCCTCCACCGCCCTCCGGTCTGCGGGACTTGGTGCATTTGAGTTTCTCGAGAAACCGCTCGATTCTGACAAGTTACTGGCTTCCCTTAAAACAGCTCTCGATAAAAAACGGCCTCAGGCCGATCAGAAAAAGCCCAGAAATCAGGTAGAAGGCACGTTTGATATCATTGGTGTCAGCAAGCCTGTTCAGCAGATCAGGGAACTCATCTACCGGGTGGCCAAAACCGAAGCCCGCGTGTTGATTACCGGTGAGAATGGCACTGGAAAAGAACTGGTAGCCCGTGCCATTCACCGTCACTCGCACCGGAATCAGGCCCCGCTGGTCGAAATCAATTGTGCAGCCATTCCGCAGGAACTCATTGAATCCGAACTGTTCGGACATGAAAAGGGATCCTTTACGGGGGCCTCGCAGCAACGGATCGGAAAATTTGAACTGGCCAATGGCGGTACGCTGTTTCTCGATGAAATTGGTGACATGTCCCTGCCGGCTCAGGCCAAGGTACTCCGTGCACTTCAAAACAACATTATCCAGCGGGTTGGTGGAACGGATAACATTCAGGTGGATGTGCGTGTCATTGCAGCCACCAACAAAAAACTTTCAGAAGAAATTGAAGCCGGCCGGTTCAGAGAAGATCTGTTTCACCGACTGAACGTGATCCCGATCGTCGTTCCACCCCTTCGTGAACGTCGGGATGATATTCCCATTCTGCTCCGCCATTTTATCAGAGAAATTGCATCGAGACAATCATTGCCTGTGCAGGACATTTCTCAGGAAGCCCTCGATCTGCTGCAGTGGCTAGAGTGGAAAGGAAATGTCAGGGAACTTCAGAACATGGCCGAGCGATTGGTCATCATGTCCCACGGACCAGTGATCGGGGAAACCGATGTTCAATTGTTTGTCCCGCGTGACACGGTCCGTTCCTCACCTCTTTCGAATGATCTGTTCGATCAGACCGACAATTTTCAGGACTTCAAAGACCTTTCCGAAAAGTTGTTTATCAGCAGGAAACTGGAAAAGTTTGGTTGGAATATCTCAAAAACAGCCGAAGCGCTAGACATTCAGAGAAGCCACCTCTATAACAAAATTGAAAAGTATAAAATCAGACGGACCTCGGGAGCCGGGGAATGA
- a CDS encoding ABC transporter ATP-binding protein, giving the protein MTTEPLFELTAVRKSFQREGREPLEVLKGIDLGVNRGEFLTIIGKSGSGKSTLLQLMAAFDKPTSGTIRFKDSPMQNWGDAQLSIYRNQSVGFIFQFHHLLPEFSAVENVRMPAVIGNRKITRELNQSVMDLLNLVGLTDRADHKPGQLSGGEQQRVAIARALINKPDVLFADEPTGNLDTANSEMVFNILETVHRQLGTTLLVVTHNQELAGRGTRQLELKDGNFV; this is encoded by the coding sequence ATGACCACCGAACCGCTGTTTGAACTGACCGCAGTAAGGAAATCCTTCCAACGGGAAGGACGTGAGCCACTTGAAGTTCTGAAGGGAATTGATCTCGGGGTGAACAGAGGCGAATTCCTCACCATCATCGGTAAAAGCGGCTCGGGAAAAAGCACCTTACTTCAGCTGATGGCCGCTTTTGATAAACCCACCTCGGGGACCATCCGGTTTAAAGACTCTCCCATGCAAAACTGGGGTGATGCTCAGCTGAGTATTTATCGCAATCAATCGGTTGGATTCATTTTTCAGTTTCATCATTTGCTGCCCGAGTTTTCTGCCGTCGAGAATGTCAGAATGCCTGCCGTGATCGGAAATCGCAAAATCACCAGAGAGCTGAACCAATCCGTCATGGATCTTCTTAATCTGGTGGGCCTGACCGACCGTGCCGACCATAAACCCGGTCAACTGAGCGGTGGTGAACAACAGCGGGTGGCCATTGCACGAGCTCTGATCAATAAACCCGATGTCCTTTTTGCTGATGAACCTACCGGTAATCTCGATACTGCAAACTCTGAAATGGTTTTCAATATATTGGAAACGGTTCACCGGCAACTCGGGACCACCCTGCTGGTAGTGACTCATAATCAGGAACTGGCTGGCAGGGGAACAAGACAACTGGAGTTGAAGGATGGAAATTTTGTCTGA
- the nadA gene encoding quinolinate synthase NadA, giving the protein MEILSEKQTNQDVVDQIGRLKKELNAVILAHYYQEGPIQDIADFVGDSLALAQAAVKTNADIIVFAGVHFMAETAKILNPGKKVLLPDLNAGCSLADDCPYDDFKAFKAKHPGHKVISYINCSAAIKTLSDVIVTSSNAEKIVRSFPADQPLIFAPDKNLGAFLNRKLGRNMVLWDGSCQVHDIFSESELIRLKLDHPGAPVLAHPECRANILDHADYIGSTTGILNYALQSDKREFIVVTEPGIIHQMEKAFPDKSFIPAPGEGGCACNECPHMKLNTLEKLYLSMKNGFPEITLDEETIRLARQPIERMLALS; this is encoded by the coding sequence ATGGAAATTTTGTCTGAGAAACAAACCAATCAGGATGTGGTTGATCAGATCGGCCGGTTAAAAAAAGAACTGAATGCGGTTATTCTGGCTCATTACTATCAGGAAGGGCCAATTCAGGACATAGCCGATTTTGTGGGTGATTCACTGGCGCTTGCCCAGGCAGCCGTGAAAACCAATGCCGATATCATTGTTTTTGCCGGTGTGCATTTTATGGCCGAAACAGCCAAGATTCTCAATCCGGGAAAGAAAGTGCTGTTACCCGATCTCAATGCCGGGTGTTCCCTTGCCGATGATTGCCCTTATGATGATTTCAAAGCATTTAAGGCCAAACATCCCGGGCACAAGGTAATTTCTTACATCAATTGTTCGGCGGCCATTAAAACCCTCTCCGATGTGATCGTGACCAGTTCAAACGCCGAAAAGATTGTCAGGTCCTTTCCAGCGGATCAGCCGCTCATTTTTGCTCCGGATAAAAACCTGGGTGCCTTTCTGAACCGCAAACTGGGACGAAACATGGTCCTGTGGGACGGATCCTGTCAGGTACACGACATTTTCTCGGAAAGTGAACTGATCCGTTTAAAACTCGATCATCCCGGTGCACCGGTTCTGGCCCATCCTGAATGCCGGGCAAACATCCTCGATCATGCCGATTACATCGGAAGCACCACGGGGATCCTGAATTATGCGCTTCAGTCCGATAAACGCGAATTCATTGTGGTAACCGAACCCGGTATTATTCATCAGATGGAAAAAGCCTTTCCTGATAAATCATTCATTCCTGCACCGGGTGAAGGCGGCTGCGCCTGTAATGAGTGCCCGCACATGAAACTGAATACACTCGAGAAATTGTACCTGTCCATGAAAAACGGATTTCCCGAAATCACCCTCGATGAAGAAACAATCCGTCTGGCCCGTCAACCCATTGAACGAATGCTGGCGCTGAGCTGA
- the nadB gene encoding L-aspartate oxidase, giving the protein MVVVSDYLVIGSGIAGLTFALKAAKTGTVHIITKKDSAESNTNYAQGGIAAVFSETDSFDAHIQDTLTAGDGLCNRASVDILVKEGPERIRELISTGVEFSSENGRPELIKEGGHSASRILHARDLTGREIERALLKAAQEHPSIRIHEHRHAIDLITNHQVRNGLTQDENRCYGAYVLNPATGLVDVYQAKVTFLSTGGAGRVYLHTTNPSIATGDGIAMAWRAGTPVANLEFMQFHPTSFQLRNGNHFLISEAVRGHGGILRTRRGERFMEKYDPRLELATRDIVARAIDQEMKKTGDESVFLDVTHLESEEIDRYFPTIAATCLREGIDIRKDWIPVVPAAHYMCGGVVCDSAGRSSIRNLFVGGETAFTGVHGANRLASNSLLEAVVWAHRSVQEAEALVTNAPFFTGTIPPWDDKNTRTNEEWVLISHNMKEIRTLMWDYVGIVRSNDRLSRARRRLQFLKEEIDHFYKTTRLTPEIIELRNLATVATLIVDCALTRKESRGLHYSLSWPTRSDTVADTILTPPKA; this is encoded by the coding sequence ATGGTGGTGGTTTCGGACTATCTCGTAATCGGTAGCGGAATTGCAGGCCTGACTTTTGCGCTGAAAGCAGCCAAAACAGGGACTGTGCATATCATTACCAAAAAAGATTCCGCCGAATCGAACACGAACTATGCCCAGGGCGGAATTGCGGCTGTTTTTTCTGAAACCGACTCCTTTGATGCCCACATTCAGGACACACTGACTGCAGGTGACGGTCTTTGTAACCGTGCTTCGGTCGATATTCTCGTCAAGGAAGGTCCGGAACGGATCAGGGAACTGATTTCAACCGGTGTCGAATTTTCTTCGGAAAATGGCAGACCCGAATTGATAAAAGAAGGGGGGCACTCAGCCAGCCGTATTCTTCATGCCAGAGACCTGACCGGCCGTGAAATTGAAAGGGCCCTGCTGAAAGCTGCCCAGGAACACCCTTCCATCAGAATCCACGAACACCGGCATGCCATCGATCTGATCACCAATCATCAGGTCAGAAACGGATTGACTCAGGATGAAAACCGGTGTTATGGTGCGTATGTGTTGAATCCGGCCACCGGTCTGGTTGATGTTTATCAGGCAAAAGTGACCTTTCTGTCCACAGGCGGAGCCGGCAGGGTTTACCTTCATACCACCAATCCTTCCATTGCCACCGGAGATGGAATTGCCATGGCATGGCGGGCTGGCACGCCGGTAGCTAACCTGGAATTCATGCAATTTCACCCCACCAGTTTTCAGCTCAGGAATGGCAATCACTTTCTTATTTCAGAGGCCGTTCGTGGTCATGGTGGCATTCTGAGAACCCGCCGGGGTGAAAGGTTCATGGAAAAGTATGATCCCCGGTTGGAACTGGCGACCCGTGACATTGTAGCCCGCGCCATTGATCAGGAAATGAAGAAAACGGGTGATGAATCGGTTTTTCTGGATGTCACCCATCTGGAAAGCGAAGAAATTGACCGGTATTTTCCAACCATTGCCGCCACCTGCCTGCGCGAAGGAATCGATATCAGAAAGGATTGGATTCCTGTGGTTCCTGCTGCTCACTACATGTGCGGTGGCGTGGTATGTGACTCCGCTGGCCGGAGCTCGATCAGAAACCTGTTTGTCGGGGGTGAAACCGCCTTTACCGGAGTACATGGCGCTAACCGGCTGGCTTCCAATTCGCTGCTCGAAGCAGTTGTATGGGCTCACCGGTCGGTTCAGGAGGCGGAGGCTCTGGTCACCAATGCACCGTTTTTCACTGGCACCATTCCTCCCTGGGATGATAAAAATACCCGTACCAATGAAGAGTGGGTTCTGATCTCACACAACATGAAGGAAATCAGAACCCTCATGTGGGATTATGTCGGAATCGTCCGGTCAAACGACCGATTGTCACGTGCGCGCCGCCGGCTGCAATTTCTTAAGGAAGAAATTGACCATTTCTACAAAACCACCCGTCTGACCCCCGAAATCATTGAACTCAGAAATCTGGCAACCGTGGCTACCCTTATAGTGGATTGTGCGCTCACCCGCAAAGAGTCGCGCGGACTTCATTATTCACTTTCCTGGCCAACCCGGTCCGATACAGTGGCCGATACCATTCTTACCCCTCCAAAGGCTTGA
- a CDS encoding universal stress protein — MWTLTNLLVPTDFSNHSELAIKIATQVAKPFGSQLEILHVTDFEKQSADYAGYKGSKESLIKVIQNEAELKVNKLVKERDWGGLKVVGINIVGTAIERIVHVARQRKTGLVLMATRGRGNATDFVLGSTTYKVIRTAPCPVLSIPNPKNEFKVERILFPTDFSNNSYLGYEYAVSMARHWNAQLNILHVADQDTPDLEVIEQKFTALKSAAFAEGVINVVTHLTKDRDASDGIKNFTDSKNMDLIVIATHGHGGVKQYFLGSTTVDVVTRSAVPVLLIRQYEY, encoded by the coding sequence ATGTGGACGCTCACTAATCTGCTGGTGCCAACCGATTTCAGCAACCATTCCGAACTGGCCATTAAAATTGCCACTCAGGTGGCGAAACCGTTTGGCTCACAGCTCGAAATTCTTCATGTCACCGATTTCGAAAAACAATCGGCCGATTATGCCGGTTACAAAGGCAGCAAGGAAAGCCTGATCAAGGTGATTCAGAATGAAGCCGAGCTGAAAGTGAATAAGCTGGTGAAGGAACGCGACTGGGGCGGTCTCAAGGTTGTGGGAATCAACATTGTCGGTACCGCCATCGAACGTATCGTTCACGTGGCACGTCAGCGCAAAACCGGACTGGTGCTGATGGCCACCCGGGGACGGGGAAATGCAACCGATTTTGTTCTGGGATCAACCACGTACAAAGTGATCCGCACGGCACCCTGCCCGGTGTTATCCATCCCGAATCCGAAAAATGAATTTAAAGTGGAACGGATCCTGTTCCCGACCGATTTTTCTAACAATTCCTATCTGGGATATGAGTATGCTGTATCCATGGCCCGGCACTGGAACGCTCAATTGAATATCCTTCATGTGGCCGATCAGGATACACCCGACCTGGAGGTGATCGAGCAGAAATTCACCGCCCTGAAGTCAGCTGCCTTTGCAGAAGGGGTCATCAATGTGGTGACTCACCTGACCAAGGACCGCGATGCCAGTGATGGAATCAAAAATTTCACCGATTCCAAAAACATGGATCTGATTGTGATTGCCACCCATGGTCATGGCGGAGTGAAACAGTACTTTCTGGGCTCCACCACCGTTGATGTGGTGACCCGCTCTGCAGTACCCGTGCTTCTTATCCGTCAGTACGAATATTGA